A genome region from Eremothecium cymbalariae DBVPG#7215 chromosome 4, complete sequence includes the following:
- the GPN3 gene encoding putative signal sequence-binding GTPase GPN3 (similar to Ashbya gossypii AGL117C), translating into MSRVGVLVLGPAGAGKTTFCNSIISHMQSVGRRAHIVNLDPAADASEYEFTVDIRDLISLDEVMEELNLGPNGSLIYCFEYLLENLDWLDEEIGEYNDEYLIFDCPGQIELYTHIPVLPKIVHHLRDQLNFNMCVTYLLEAPFVVDTSKFFSGALSAMSAMILLELPHVNVLSKIDLVKDEYNKRKLKRFLNPDPMLLADNSNTELNPRFHRLNKAIATLVDDFGMVQFLPLEAKNQDSISTILSYIDDVTQWAEGQEPKEPKDTIEIEN; encoded by the coding sequence ATGTCTCGCGTTGGAGTTTTAGTGTTAGGCCCCGCAGGCGCCGGTAAGACGACCTTCTGCAACAGTATTATTTCACACATGCAATCGGTTGGCCGCAGAGCGCACATTGTTAATTTGGATCCAGCAGCAGATGCCAGTGAATATGAGTTTACTGTTGATATCAGAGATTTAATATCTTTGGATGAAGTCATGGAGGAGCTTAATCTGGGCCCTAACGGTTCTCTTATCTattgttttgaatatttgttgGAAAATTTGGACTGGctggatgaagaaattggcGAATATAATGACGAATATCTTATTTTTGATTGTCCTGGTCAAATTGAGTTATACACCCATATTCCAGTACTTCCTAAGATTGTACATCACTTGAGAGATCAGCTCAACTTCAACATGTGCGTGACGTATTTGTTGGAAGCGCCGTTCGTGGTAGATACTTCAAAGTTCTTTAGCGGAGCATTGAGTGCAATGTCAGCAATGATTTTATTAGAATTGCCACACGTAAATGTGCTAAGCAAGATTGATTTAGTCAAAGATGagtataataaaagaaagCTAAAAAGGTTCCTAAATCCTGATCCGATGTTACTGGCGGACAACTCCAATACAGAGTTAAATCCAAGGTTCCATCGGCTGAATAAGGCAATTGCAACTCTCGTCGACGATTTCGGCATGGTACAATTTCTACCTTTAGAAGCAAAGAATCAGGATAGcatttcaacaattttaaGTTATATTGACGACGTGACGCAATGGGCGGAAGGCCAAGAGCCTAAAGAGCCTAAGGATACGAtagaaattgaaaattaa
- the ARV1 gene encoding sterol homeostasis protein ARV1 (similar to Ashbya gossypii AGL115W), which translates to MICINCGCHVKSLYVKYSKNHIRLTDCPNCQQVVDKYVEFDMVLLFINLLLLKPGAYRHLVFNSLEMNLRDYPDHFDNYNIYDFRVFIKDWALWFKKYNRMNRIWLLLITFEVYLTWVTEESKYNNYYKDYKFNSRYKIVVWDILQISSPLHQYIYFAFYVIGDLTLLNKLTQQYLLKWAKWGTEYKYSNDIISYTMLLSHGAKIFPILMLIWPYDSLISTSIIKWIANFYLIESLKIVTNKPYSQIILLFTCVFLIRCVVVKSVLTLILSKGNIIEIQSYIRGEFELLRYRYLSKRDIFL; encoded by the coding sequence ATGATATGTATTAATTGTGGATGTCATGTAAAATCACTATATGTAAAGTACTCGAAGAACCATATTAGATTAACTGATTGCCCGAACTGTCAACAAGTGGTAGACAAATATGTGGAATTTGAtatggtgttgttgttcatCAATCTTTTATTGTTAAAGCCTGGCGCTTATAGACATTTGGTTTTTAATTCATTGGAAATGAATCTGAGAGATTATCCAGACCATTTCGATAACTATAATATTTATGATTTTAGAGTATTTATAAAAGACTGGGCATTATGGTTTAAAAAGTACAATCGGATGAACAGAATTTGGCTGTTATTGATCACTTTTGAAGTATATTTAACTTGGGTGACAGAAGAAAGCAAGTATAACAACTATTATAAGGattataaatttaattCACGATACAAAATAGTTGTCTGGGATATCCTTCAGATCAGCAGCCCATTACAtcagtatatatattttgcTTTCTACGTCATTGGAGATCTTACGTTATTAAACAAGTTGACACAGCAATACTTATTGAAGTGGGCTAAGTGGGGAACTGAATACAAGTATTctaatgatattatttcttATACTATGTTATTATCTCATGGGGCTAagatttttccaattttgaTGTTGATATGGCCATACGACAGTTTGATATCAACGAGCATTATAAAATGGATAGCTAATTTCTACCTCATCgaatcattaaaaattgTTACTAATAAACCCTATTCTCAGATAATTTTGCTGTTCACATGCGTATTTTTAATACGGTGCGTTGTGGTGAAGTCAGTGCTGACATTGATTTTATCCAAAGGAAATATAATTGAAATCCAAAGTTATATTAGAGGTGAATTTGAGTTACTTAGGTATAGATACCTTTCAAAACGTGATATTTTCCTATAA
- the NUP42 gene encoding FG-nucleoporin NUP42 (similar to Ashbya gossypii AGL116C): MSYNRNQQPCKYFQQGRCNKGKACNFAHVYSNNQNNSSQTAMGKSEAERYKDLVNDSSLDKWSNLVTNDMIDVNSFRIKPLMSSYSVSDVAAVNLIQGRDYSAEESRFQHWMAKQQNNLSHYEAELNARDEDMKKCIKFVKDNAKKGSRFLQLATRRLKEQGSYPTKGFIEHPLDLTGKSYGITSNTFQAANTFGAFGGTPSPSPFGQLSTATGNLSASIGTTGGSFGQPSFGQTSLPATGGVFGQPSFGSSNVMAGATGGVGLGSSEVSSAFGKPAFGNQTTSGVIASANNRFSSSKPNAFGQPTFGSSGFGATTKPASTFGPINTTSSPFGSFSNNSSTSPFGQFSNNSSTSPFGQFSNTTAASVTSPFGSSATQFRHGAIPNSTNVSSAGINQNNSGSPFGTNQANPFQNQTTGVQSPFNQPTSFSAGNAFGFGQNGMTSNLFNKTSGANLPASHFEQKPPDPFNGIKNVFNSSSNQPVSTSSATSFVQGLPTADDKITEDDLPTEILNEFRADKFTLRNVPDAPPPLTLVS, translated from the coding sequence ATGTCTTACAATAGAAATCAGCAGCCTTGCAAATATTTCCAGCAGGGAAGATGTAACAAAGGGAAGGCATGCAACTTTGCACATGTATATTCaaataaccaaaataattcatcacAGACAGCAATGGGGAAATCAGAGGCTGAGCGATATAAAGATTTAGTTAATGATTCTTCTTTGGATAAGTGGTCAAACTTGGTGACGAACGACATGATCGATGTAAACTCGTTTCGCATAAAGCCCTTGATGTCAAGTTATAGTGTCTCAGATGTCGCTGCGGTAAACTTAATCCAAGGTAGAGACTATTCTGCTGAAGAAAGTAGGTTTCAACACTGGATGGCTAAGCAGCAGAATAATTTATCACATTATGAAGCTGAACTTAACGCGAGGGATGAAGATATGAAGAAGTGTATAAAATTTGTGAAAGATAATGCCAAAAAGGGTTCACGGTTTTTACAATTAGCCACTAGGCGTCTAAAAGAACAAGGTTCTTATCCTACAAAAGGTTTTATAGAGCACCCATTAGACTTAACAGGAAAATCTTATGGCATAACAAGCAATACTTTTCAGGCGGCAAATACCTTTGGGGCTTTTGGTGGCACTCCTAGTCCGAGTCCGTTTGGACAATTATCAACAGCTACTGGCAATCTATCAGCAAGCATAGGTACTACTGGTGGATCATTTGGACAGCCTTCTTTTGGTCAAACCTCGCTGCCAGCTACCGGGGGTGTCTTTGGTCAACCTTCTTTTGGTAGCAGCAACGTTATGGCTGGAGCTACTGGAGGTGTAGGCCTTGGATCATCTGAGGTGTCAAGCGCGTTTGGGAAACCAGCTTTCGGCAACCAAACTACTTCAGGGGTGATTGCTTCAGCAAACAATAGATTCAGCAGTAGTAAACCGAATGCTTTTGGCCAACCAACTTTTGGCTCAAGCGGTTTTGGAGCCACCACCAAGCCTGCATCTACTTTTGGTCCTATAAATACGACAAGTTCACCTTTTGGCTCCTTCAGCAATAATTCCAGCACTTCACCTTTTGGACAATTCAGCAATAATTCCAGCACTTCACCTTTTGGACAATTCAGCAATACAACAGCTGCATCCGTTACATCTCCATTTGGCAGTTCTGCAACCCAATTTAGACATGGTGCTATACCGAATTCAACAAATGTGTCGTCAGCCGGTATTAATCAGAATAATTCTGGTAGTCCATTTGGAACAAACCAGGCTAATCcatttcaaaatcagaCTACTGGTGTCCAGTCGCCGTTTAACCAACCAACTTCGTTTTCCGCTGGGAATGCTTTTGGATTTGGCCAAAATGGCATGACCAGCAATCTGTTCAATAAAACTTCTGGAGCTAATCTTCCAGCTTCCCACTTTGAACAAAAGCCCCCAGATCCTTTCAATGGcattaaaaatgttttcaATTCATCTTCCAATCAACCGGTTTCTACCTCTTCTGCAACTTCATTTGTTCAAGGTTTGCCAACAGcagatgataaaataacaGAAGATGATCTACCCACTGAAATTTTAAACGAGTTCAGGGCTGACAAGTTCACACTCAGGAATGTTCCAGATGCACCTCCTCCGCTTACTTTGGTTAGCTGA
- the HST4 gene encoding NAD-dependent histone deacetylase HST4 (similar to Ashbya gossypii AGL118W): protein MGVGKVLDGGETMQYESPKKHKLPITPPSSVEKKQGGKSVAGESSKDVKPKELLPALKMAGVKLKRKPRLKYRPERNSVFCVDDYLNYPQVCGKKDAEFIKYAFMHCKNIVAITGAGISVAAGIPDFRSSDGLFASLKGQAGGSGKRLFDFNYVHSSEEMNIKFNKMISDMHTKCQVLEPTRFHKLLNILSISGRLRRIYTQNIDCIENKLDGISSLEPEAPSKKTPTTIQLHGSINHMSCTKCRKIYDMNTELFKCHEDDLDRSVIPVCPECEEFEAVRAIAGKRSQGVGLLRPYIVLYNEVHPVGEKVGELIMKDLKLKCDCLLIVGTSLKIPGVKTICKQFCNSVRSRKGIILWINRDMPSQSIQDLLGGVDLFVLGDCQDLCQIIEL, encoded by the coding sequence ATGGGAGTTGGAAAGGTTTTAGATGGGGGTGAGACTATGCAGTATGAATCACCCAAGAAACATAAGCTTCCGATCACACCTCCTTCAAGTGTGGAGAAGAAACAGGGGGGTAAGAGTGTTGCAGGGGAAAGCAGTAAGGATGTGAAGCCCAAGGAGTTGCTACCGGCTTTGAAGATGGCGGGGGTtaaattgaaaaggaaGCCACGGTTGAAATATAGGCCGGAACGTAATTCTGTGTTCTGTGTGGATGATTATCTAAACTATCCGCAGGTGTGTGGTAAAAAGGATGCGGAATTTATTAAGTATGCCTTTATGCACTGCAAGAATATTGTAGCTATCACGGGTGCAGGTATCTCAGTAGCAGCAGGAATTCCAGATTTTAGGTCAAGTGATGGGTTGTTTGCGTCGCTTAAGGGCCAAGCGGGCGGTAGTGGGAAACGgttatttgattttaattATGTACATTCTTCAGAGGAGATGAATATAAAGTTTAACAAGATGATCAGTGATATGCATACCAAATGCCAAGTTCTGGAACCGACGCGATTTCATAAactgttgaatattttgtCTATTAGCGGAAGGCTTAGAAGGATATATACTCAGAATATCGATTGCATAGAGAACAAGCTAGATGGAATATCATCACTCGAGCCAGAGGCGCCCTCAAAGAAGACTCCTACAACTATCCAATTACATGGAAGTATTAACCACATGAGCTGCACCAAATGCCGTAAGATCTATGATATGAATACagaacttttcaaatgcCATGAGGATGACCTTGACCGATCTGTTATTCCTGTATGCCCAGAATGCGAAGAATTTGAAGCGGTCAGAGCAATTGCCGGTAAAAGATCACAAGGTGTAGGACTTTTGAGACCATATATTGTGTTGTACAATGAAGTTCATCCTGTTGGTGAAAAGGTTGGTGAACTTATTATGAAGGACCTAAAGCTGAAGTGTGATTGCCTGCTAATCGTAGGTAcatctttaaaaattccTGGAGTTAAGACTATTTGTAAGCAGTTTTGCAACTCTGTTCGCTCTAGAAAAGGCATAATTTTGTGGATCAATAGAGATATGCCATCGCAGAGCATCCAAGATCTTCTTGGAGGCGTAGATTTATTTGTACTTGGTGACTGTCAAGATCTTTGCCAAATTATTGAGTTGTAA